CCGATGGACGCTCTGCGGTCCTGAAGATCGCCCCCGATCGTGAGCGCCTAGGGATGGAAGCCGCTGCGCTCGCGACCTGGGCGACTCCCCATGTCCCCTCGGTCTATGCCGTCGAAGCTGCGGTAGGAGCTCTCCTGACGGAGGCCATAAAACCAGGGGCGATGCTCCGCGACACCTCCGGGTACCCCTCAATCGAGAACGTGGCCGAACTCGTGAACTCACTGCACACTCATGGTTCCTCGGCGACGGCGTTCCCACCGTTGACGCGGCGGATCGCGTACCTATTCGACTCCTGGGCAAGGCAGCGACACCTCCATCCCGAGCTCGTGGAGGTGGTCCCCGAAGGCCTTTTCGAGCGCGGCCGCGGGTTTGCCGCTCGGCTCGCCGCGCAACCGTCACCGACGGTCCTGCTCCACGGCGACCTGACCCCCGTCAATGTGCTCGACGGCGGAGACCGCCGCGGCCTAGTCGCCATCGACCCCGCCCCGTGCCTCGGTGACCCGGCGTACGACGCCATTGACCTGCTCGTGTGGAAAGCAGGCGACATCGCCACGATCGAGGCGCGAGCTGCTGTGCTCGCGACGGCGATCGGCGTCGACGTAGCCCGACTCCTCGACTGGTGCGTGGCCTTCGCAGGCATGTTTGCCCTCGACCTGGCGGGACCCGGGCAACGGCACGCTGACAACTGGCGTGAACGAGCCGAGCCGTTCCTCAAGCTCGCTTCCCGCGTCTCCAGCTAAAAGATGCGACGGCGCCGACCCTCCGGCAGCGCCTCCTTATGGGAGCCCGGCTGGCGACGGGTTGCAGTCCTTGGCGCATACGGCGCCGGGAATACGACATTGGCCGGCCGGCTCGGCGAAGCGACGGGTTTGCCGTCACGCCCCTGAGACCGCAGCACTTCGGTGCTCGGTTGCCATTGACGGGTAGCGCGTCGAGCGCGCGCACCGAGTGCCCGCTCGGCGCTCGTTCTGGACAGCCCGCAGCCGCCCCGCGTCAACGGCCCACCCGCGACCCGAGCACCTTCTGCACCGTGCTCGCGTGCCACCGCGCGCCTCCATGAGCGGTCGGTACTCCCGCCTCGTTCAGAGCGTCGGCGATGCCCCGGATCGACAAACCCTTCTTCCGCATGGCCTCGATCCGCTTCACTACCTTGGCGGGCATCACCGGCGGCCGCCCCAACCGCACGCCCTGCGCCCGCTTGACCGCCAGCGCGTCCTTGGTCCGCTGGCCGATGAGTCGCCGCTCGAACTGCGAGAAGTTGGCCACGGAGTTGGCGATCATCTCCCCCGCGGGGGTCGTGGTGTCCACGCCAAGGTCGATCGCCACCAACGCCCAGCCCTTCTTCCAGGACCGCTCCATGAGCCGGGTGAAGTCGGTCATCGAGCGCGACAGCCGGTCGAGCTTGGCCACCACCAGCGCCTCGGCCTCACCCTTCTCCACCGCGTCGAGCGCCGTGGCCAGGGCGGGCCTGCGCGCGGTCGTCTTGGCGCTCGCCCCGGCGTCCTCGTAGATGTCAAGGAGCTGCCAGCCGCGCCGCTTGGCCTCGTCGGTGATCGCGGCGCGCTGGGCCTCCAGCCCCAGGCCGGAGTCGGCCTGCTCCGAGGTGCTGACGCGGATGTAACCGACGACCTTCACGCTCACAGTGTACTACTAAAGGACGGTTTAGTGGACACTCGCTCCGTCGGGCACGTAGCAAGATGGAAGTCGATGGTGCCGTCGCACGACCCCGAGCTTCGCGCTACCGCCTATCACGAGGCGGGTCATGCCGTGGCGGCGTTCGTGCTTCGACGACCCATCAGGACCGCGTCGATCGAGCCCGCGGAAGGCTCGCTCGGCCGAGTCGAGCATCACCCACCCGGGAAGTGGTTCCAGCCTGATGCTGGCGTCGACACCAGGACGCGGAATCTCGTCAAGCGCCACATCGTC
Above is a genomic segment from Actinomycetota bacterium containing:
- a CDS encoding aminoglycoside resistance protein, coding for MEWFVPSLDEGVRRRLRKRLGKEIDPWLDEVPAVLATLGERWGVKFGTLIPQGSMSVVIRCDTADGRSAVLKIAPDRERLGMEAAALATWATPHVPSVYAVEAAVGALLTEAIKPGAMLRDTSGYPSIENVAELVNSLHTHGSSATAFPPLTRRIAYLFDSWARQRHLHPELVEVVPEGLFERGRGFAARLAAQPSPTVLLHGDLTPVNVLDGGDRRGLVAIDPAPCLGDPAYDAIDLLVWKAGDIATIEARAAVLATAIGVDVARLLDWCVAFAGMFALDLAGPGQRHADNWRERAEPFLKLASRVSS
- a CDS encoding resolvase produces the protein MSVKVVGYIRVSTSEQADSGLGLEAQRAAITDEAKRRGWQLLDIYEDAGASAKTTARRPALATALDAVEKGEAEALVVAKLDRLSRSMTDFTRLMERSWKKGWALVAIDLGVDTTTPAGEMIANSVANFSQFERRLIGQRTKDALAVKRAQGVRLGRPPVMPAKVVKRIEAMRKKGLSIRGIADALNEAGVPTAHGGARWHASTVQKVLGSRVGR